Below is a window of Arthrobacter sp. SLBN-112 DNA.
CATTCCTGCCGTGAAGAACGCGTTCGCGGCGAACGCCTCAAAGTTGTTCAGCCCGGCGTCGAGCAGGAACAGCGTGTTGATGCCCCAGATGAAGGACGCCGCGAGGGTGTTGCCCAGCGTCAAGGTCAGGTAGACGTTTTGGATCTTTCGTGCTGCGGCGTTCACGGGTGCCGGCGTTCCTTGGCGATGGTCCTGCCCGGGCGGGATCAGGACGGGGTGAAATTAGATGGCACCGGCTCGTGGCGCAGGTACTGCCTGTGAAACCTCCCGGTACCGGCGGTCAGGGCCCGCAGTTCCACCGCGTAGCGCAGGAGTTCCTGGTCCGGAACTTCGGCGCTGATCTCGGTGAGGCCTTGGCCCGAGGAGTTGGTTCCGGTCAGGCGCCCCCGCCGGCCGGACAAGTCGCTCATCACCGTCCCCACATGTTCGTCGGACACCGTGATGGCCACCGCGGACACCGGTTCGAGGAGCTGGATCTTCCCCGCAGCCGCGGCTTCGCGCAGTGCCAGGGCTCCTGCCGACTGGAAGGCGGCATCGGATGAATCGACGCTGTGGGCCTTGCCGCCCACCACCGTCACCCGCAGGTCCACCACGGGGAAGCCCGCGGAGACGCCCCGCTCCATCTGCGCCCGGACGCCCTTTTCGATCGACGGGATGAACGTTCCCGGAATGACGCCGCCTACGGTCTTGTCCACGAACTCGAACCCGGCGCCGCGGTCCAGCGGCTCCACTTCGATGTCGCACACGGCGTACTGGCCGTGGCCGCCGGACTGTTTGACGTGGCGGCCGTGGCCTGTGGCGGGTGCCACGAAGGTTTCCCGCAGCGGCGTCACCACGTCCACGGTGTGGAGTTTCACGCCTTGCTCGCGCAGCCTGTCGAGAACCACCTCCGCATGCGCTTCACCCATGCACCACAGCACCAGCTGGTGCGTTTCGGCGTTCCGGTCCACCCGCAGGGTGGGATCGCCCGCCGCGATCCGGCCCAGGCTGCGGGCCAGTGCGTCCTCGTCACTGCGGGAGTCCGCTTCCACGGCAACCGGCAGCAGCGGCTCGGGCATTTCCCACGTGGCGAGCAACAGCGGTGTGTCCCGCGCGGAAATGGTGTCCCCGGTTTCGGCACTCCCCAGCTTGGCCACGGCGCACAGGTCCCCTGCCACGCAGTAGGGAACGGGGCGCAGGCTGGCACCCAACGGCGAGTAGATGTGGGTTACGCGTTCATCGGTGTCGTGGTCCTGGTGGCCCCGGTCGGCCAGGCCATGGCCACCCACATGAACGGGCGAGTCTTCACGCAGGGTCCCGGAGAAGACCCGCACCAGGCAGATGCGGCCCAGGAAGGGATCGTTGGATGTCCGCACCACCTCAGCCGCAAGCGGACCGGACGGATCACAGGACAAGGTTCCAGCCGGTTCCCCCGCCAGGTCCGTCAGGTCCGGCAGGTTGCGCTCCCCCGGCGGCGGGAAGGCACGGACCAGCAGTTCCAGCAGTTCGGCGGTGCCGAGGCCGGTGACGGCGGACGTGGGCAGCACGGGAAAAAATGAGCCGCGGGCGACGGCGGTTTCCAGGTCGGTTGCGAGCGCTGCGGGGTCGATGTCCTCACCGTCCAGGTAACGGTCCATGAGCGTCTCGTCTTCGCTTTCGGCGATGATTCCCTCGATCAGGCTGCCGCGGGCCGGTGCGGCAGCCGCGAGTTCGGCAGGGTCAGGCGGGCGGGTTGCGGGCGAGGCGTCCCCCGCCGAGTAGTCTGTGACCTCGCGGGACAGCAGGCCAAGCAACCCCGTGTCCGTCCCTTCCCCTTGCAACGGCACGCAGAGGGGCAGGACGGAGTCGCCGAACGCTTTCTGGCAGGCGGCCAGGGTGGCCTCGTAATCTGCGCGCGGATGGTCCATCCGCGTGATCACGACGGCGCGCGGCAGCGTGGCCTGCTCGCACTCGCCCCACAGGGCGGTGGTGGTTGCATCGATCCCGTCGACCGCGGAGACCACGAACAGGGCAGCATCCGACGCCCGCAGCCCGGCCCGCAGTTCCCCGATGAAGTCCGGGTAGCCCGGGGTGTCCATCAGGTTCACTTTGACGTCGTCCACCATCAGCGGCACCAGGGACAGCGTGACCGACCGCTGCTGGTGCACGGCAGCCGGGTCGGAGTCGCTGACCGTTGTTCCGTCCACGATGGAGCCTTTGCGGGTGATCATGCCGTTGGCAGCCAGCAGCGCCTCGATCAGCATCGTCTTCCCGGCACCGGAGTGCCCCACCAGGGCCACGTTCCGGATTCGGCCGGGGTCCGCGGCGGCAATGCCGGCGTTTTGATCGGCGCGGCGTGCATCGGGGCCGTTCTTGCCGCCTGCCGCCCGCACTGACTCCTTGGTGCTCTTCACCGACATGGGAACCTCCTGGCATCATTGCCGGCCGGACCGGACGTATCCTTTGATTCGACACCTTGGACGGCAGGACGGCAAGAGTGCAGGCTATTTGCTGCGGGCTTTGCGGGTGGCCTTGTTGTTCGCCTTTTGAAGTGCCTCCACCAGTTGGTGCTTGTCCATCTTCGAACGGCCCTTAACGTCCAGTTCCTTGGCCAGTTTGTAGAGGTGTTCCTTGGAGGCGTTGGCGTCAACGCCTCCGGCGGTGGGTTCGGATGAGCGGACGCCCTGCTCCGCGTGTTTGTCCGACGGACCGCGTTTGTCCTTGGGCTCCCAGTGGTCGCCCACCTTTTCGTAGCTGTGCTTCAGTGACGCGTACGCCGTGCGGGCCGCGCGCTCCTCGTCGTGGTCGTAGGACGCGAGGGCCGAATCGTAGGTCTTGGCGAACGTGTCCTGGGCTTTTCGGCCCGACCGCTGCAGGGTCGAGGGGAGTTCTTCCTTGCGGGCGTGGTCATTCTTGCCGGTCTTGGGCATGGCACCCATCCTCCTTTAGTCAGCAGGCTGATTATTGGGATGAATCCAGCTTAGTCCCGGAGCAACAAAAGGCCCCGGCCCGGGTTCCTGGAACCTCGAGCCGGGGCCTTCGCGCCGGAGCCCCCTGTCGGATTCGAACCGACGACCCCCGCTTTACAAGAGCGGTGCTCTGGCCAACTGAGCTAAGGAGGCGCGACCCCTGGGGGCCTGCGCCGTCAAGGCGCTAGATAAGGTTAGCCCAACTCCCGCCGGGCGTAAAAACGCCGGGCACCCTCGCACCGGACGCGGCAAGGGCCCGCCCCGGATACGTTCCGGAACGGGCCCTGTCGCGGGTTCTTTGCCTTAGCCCTTGGCGGCGATGGCTGCCTGCAGGAAATCCGGGAACGGAGTCTGGGCGCTGTCCCCCTTGCCCCACTGCTTGCCGTCAACAAAGACCGTCGGCGTCCCGCTGACCCCGATGGCCGAGGCTTCCTTCGTCGTGTACTTCACGTACGGGCGGTAGGTCTTGTCATCCACGCAGGAACCAATGTTGACGCCCATGTCGGAGGCCATCTTCTTCAAGTCGTTGTCCGAGAGGCCTGCACTGCCTTCCGCCGGCTGCTGGGCGTACAGGGCGTTGAAGTAGTCGGCGTACTTCTCCGGAGCGGTGTTGGCCACACAGGCTGCCGCATTGGCCGCGCGGGATGAGTAGTTGGTGGTGGACCGGCTGTCCAGGAAGCCCAGCGGCCGGTACTCCACGGTGATCTTGCCATCGTTCCGCAGGGACGTCAGCTGGTCGTTGTACTGCGTCTCGAAGTTCTTGCAGACGGGGCAGATGAAGTCGACGTAGAGGACCACCTTGACCGGCTTGCCGGCCTCCGCTTCCGCGCCCGGCGCAACCACCTCGGCCGGTGGCGTCTGCGGCGCATCGCCCAAGGAGTTGGCGTCCACCGTTGCCGGGTCGCTCTTGGCCACATCCGAGTTGGCAAGCAGGGTAACGCCGCCATGGATGTTGGCGTTTGCCGGCGTTGGCCCCTGATCCGCAATCGGGGCGTTCTGCTTCAGGCTGCTGGTGACCACCAGGGCCACCACCACCAGGATGGCCACCACAGCGGCGACAATGCCCCAGCCGATCAGCAGCTTGTTGCGCTTGTCCTTTTTTGCCTGTGCTTCACGGATCAGGCGCGCCTTTTCCCGCGCCTCCGCGGTTCGCTCAGCCTTGGACTTACGTACTTCGTTTGCGGGGCTCATGAATTCCTTGGGTCGGTCGACGAAGGGGGACCACTGGGTGGCACCCCCACATTTTAGGGGAGAAAACTGAGAGCTTGCGGTTTCAACCATTCCTTCGGGTTGACCAACGGACGAATAGCCCCGATGATTCCGTCCCGCTAGGGTGGCTTAGAGGCACAAGCAACCCCAGGGGGCCGCAATGCAAACACCCGTCCAGGAAAAACCCGCCGGCACGGCACATGCCGCCGGCTCCGATTCCAGCCACGCCGCGCACACGAAGTACGACTTCATGGTGGTCTCGAACAGGCTGCCGGTTGACCGGGTGGCGCCCGCCGATGGCGGTGACGGATCCGGCTGGCGACGGTCCCCCGGCGGCCTGGTGACCGCCCTCGCACCGATGATGACCAAGACGGACGGCGCCTGGGTGGGTTGGCACGGAGCACCTGACGAGACCGTCAAGCCCTTCAGCCATGGCGGGATGGACCTGGTCCCGGTCCAGCTCAGCACGGAGGATGTTGAGCTGTATTACGAGGGCTTCTCCAATGCCACCCTTTGGCCGCTGTACCACGACGTCATCGCCCCGCCGGAGTTCCACCGGGCATGGTGGGACGCCTACCGCAAGGTCAACCGGAGGTTCGCCGACGCTGTGGTGCGGCACGCGGACCACGGCGCAACCGTCTGGGTCCAGGACTACCAGTTGCAGCTGGTTCCGCGGATGCTGCGCGAGGCCCGGCCAGACCTCCGGATCGGGTTCTTCAACCACATCCCGTTCCCGCCGCCGGAGATCTTTGCCCAGCTCCCATGGCGGCATGCCATCATCGACGGCCTGCTCGGCGCAGATTTGGTGGGCTTCCAGCGCGTCAGTGACGCCGGAAACTTCATGCGGTCCGCCCGCAGGTTCCTCGGAGCCAGCGTCAAGCAGCAGCAGGTGCACGTCAAAGGCCAGGACGGCCAAATCACGCATATTGCGCGGGCGCAGGCCTTCCCCATTTCCATCGACGTCAAGCAGATCTCCGAGCTTGCCGCCAGGCCCGAAATCATCGAACGTGCACGGCAGATCCGGCAGGACCTGGGCAACCCCAAGACGATCCTGCTGGGTGTGGACAGGCTGGACTACACCAAGGGCATCCGCCACCGGCTGAAGGCCTTCGAGGAGCTCCTGGCAGACGGCCGGCTCACCGTTGGCGAGGCAACACTGATCCAGGTGGCCTCGCCCAGCCGGGAGCGCGTGGAACAGTACCGGCTCCTCCGCGAAGAAGTCGAAGGAACCGTTGGCCACATCAACGGCACCTACGACACCCTCGAAAACACCGCCGTCCGCTACCTGCACCACAGCTACCCGGTAGAGGAGATGGTGGCGCTGTATCTGGCCGCGGACGTCATGCTGGTCACCGCCCTGCGGGACGGGATGAACCTTGTTGCCAAGGAATACGTCACCGCCCGCAACAACAACGACGGCGCCCTGGTCCTGAGCGAATTCGCCGGCGCCGCGGACCAGCTCAAGCAGGCGCTCCTGATCAACCCGCACGATATCGCGGGCCTCAAGAACACCATCATGAACGCGGTGGAGCTGACCCCCCGGGAAGCGTCGCGGCGCATGCGGTCCATGCGACGCCAGATCCTGGACCACGACGTCGACCACTGGTCCGCGGACTTCCTGCGCGCGCTGAACGAAAAGGTGGTCCGCGATGACTCCTGAGGGCCACCGCGCCAGGAGGCCGCTGGCACTGACCCCCGAGCTGCGGGAAGCCTTGCGCCGGATCGCCGGAACCGGGCATTTGCTGGTTGCCATGGATTTCGACGGCACCATGGCGCCCATCGTGGACCGCGCGCAAGACGCGCGCCCGCTCCCGCGCTCGGCAGCAGCCTTTGCGGGCCTTGCCGTGCTTCCACGGACGACGACGGCACTCATCTCGGGCCGCGCCCTCGCAAGCCTGCGGCAGGTCGCGTCCCCGCCGGTGGACACCCTCCTCATCGGAAGCCACGGCGCCGAAGCGTGGCTGGGACCGGGTTCCACGGAGTTAGCACTGGAGGAGGACCAGAAAGCGCTTCTCGCCGAAGTCCGGGCGGTTCTGGCTGAGATCGTGGCCGAGGCTCCCGGAACTTCCCTGGAGGACAAGCCCGCCGGCGTCGTCCTGCACACCCGCCAGGCTGACGACGACGTCGCCGAGGACGCCGTGGCGGCCACGCGCGCATCGCTGCAGGACCGCAAGGGCGTCTTCCTGAAGGAGGGCAAGCGCGTCCTGGAGACGTCAGTGGTCAACGCCTCCAAGGGTGAAGGCGTCGCCTTCCTGCGGCAAGCCACCGGCGCAACCGCCGTCCTGTTCGCCGGCGACGACGTGACGGACGAGGACGCTTTCGCCCGGTTGGAGCCGGGCGACGTAGGGGTCAAGGTGGGCCTCGATTTCACCCAGGCCCAGTACCGGGTGGAAGCACCTGTGCACATCGCCGAACTGCTGGAGGTGCTGCTGCAGGAACGGAGCATCACCGTGGCCGAGGAAGATCCCGAGGCCGCCTCCGGCTAGGCAGTGACCAACGCCCCATGTGACGTTCGTAACATTTGCGCTAAAAGAGGACCATTCTGGCATACTCTTTTATGTGATGTGGCGCACAAACACCGTGCGGCGTCATTGGGTGCTCCGGGGCAAAGACCCGGAGCATTTTGCTGGAACACAATTGAATAAACATGAACCATTCACAACGGATCGTCCGGCACGTACCTGCCGGTGAAGGGATTGATAACTGTGGCTACAGTTACTTTTGATAACGCTACGCGTCTGTACCCGGGCACAGATAAGCCCGCCGTCGATAAGCTCAATATCGACATCGCCGATGGCGAATTCCTGGTCCTCGTTGGACCCTCCGGTTGCGGTAAGTCCACCTCGCTGCGCATGCTCGCAGGCCTCGAGGACGTCAACGCAGGCCGCATCCTGATCGGCGACCGTGATGTCACCGATGTTCCGCCGAAGGACCGCGATATCGCGATGGTCTTCCAGAACTACGCGCTGTACCCGCACATGACTGTGGCAGACAACATGGGCTTCGCCCTGAAGATCGCAGGCGTCTCCAAGGAAGAGCGCGCCGAGCGTGTCCGCGAAGCCGCCAAGCTTCTGGACCTGGAACAGTACCTGGACCGCAAGCCGAAGGCGCTCTCCGGTGGTCAGCGCCAGCGTGTTGCCATGGGCCGCGCCATCGTGCGTAACCCGCAGGTCTTCCTCATGGATGAGCCGCTGTCCAACCTGGATGCGAAGCTCCGTGTCCAGACCCGTACCCAGATCGCATCACTGACCCGCCGCCTGGGCGTCACCACCGTCTACGTGACCCACGACCAGGTCGAGGCCATGACCATGGGCGACCGCGTGGCAGTGCTGAAGGACGGGCTGCTGCAGCAGGTCGACACCCCGCGCAACCTCTACGACCGACCCAAGAACGTCTTCGTTGCCGGCTTCATCGGCTCCCCCGCCATGAACCTGCTGGAACTTCCGGTCGTCGACGGCGGCGTACAGTTCGGCGGCACCGTGTACCCCGTGCCGCGCGACGTCCTCGAAGAGGCGCACGGCTCCACCGTCACCTTGGGCTCCCGTCCCGAAGACCTTGAGACCGCTCCGCAGGGCGAAGGCCTGAAGGTTGAGGTCGACGTCGTCGAAGAGCTCGGTGCCGACGCCTA
It encodes the following:
- a CDS encoding elongation factor G-like protein EF-G2 codes for the protein MSVKSTKESVRAAGGKNGPDARRADQNAGIAAADPGRIRNVALVGHSGAGKTMLIEALLAANGMITRKGSIVDGTTVSDSDPAAVHQQRSVTLSLVPLMVDDVKVNLMDTPGYPDFIGELRAGLRASDAALFVVSAVDGIDATTTALWGECEQATLPRAVVITRMDHPRADYEATLAACQKAFGDSVLPLCVPLQGEGTDTGLLGLLSREVTDYSAGDASPATRPPDPAELAAAAPARGSLIEGIIAESEDETLMDRYLDGEDIDPAALATDLETAVARGSFFPVLPTSAVTGLGTAELLELLVRAFPPPGERNLPDLTDLAGEPAGTLSCDPSGPLAAEVVRTSNDPFLGRICLVRVFSGTLREDSPVHVGGHGLADRGHQDHDTDERVTHIYSPLGASLRPVPYCVAGDLCAVAKLGSAETGDTISARDTPLLLATWEMPEPLLPVAVEADSRSDEDALARSLGRIAAGDPTLRVDRNAETHQLVLWCMGEAHAEVVLDRLREQGVKLHTVDVVTPLRETFVAPATGHGRHVKQSGGHGQYAVCDIEVEPLDRGAGFEFVDKTVGGVIPGTFIPSIEKGVRAQMERGVSAGFPVVDLRVTVVGGKAHSVDSSDAAFQSAGALALREAAAAGKIQLLEPVSAVAITVSDEHVGTVMSDLSGRRGRLTGTNSSGQGLTEISAEVPDQELLRYAVELRALTAGTGRFHRQYLRHEPVPSNFTPS
- a CDS encoding ChaB family protein, whose protein sequence is MPKTGKNDHARKEELPSTLQRSGRKAQDTFAKTYDSALASYDHDEERAARTAYASLKHSYEKVGDHWEPKDKRGPSDKHAEQGVRSSEPTAGGVDANASKEHLYKLAKELDVKGRSKMDKHQLVEALQKANNKATRKARSK
- a CDS encoding thioredoxin domain-containing protein, coding for MSPANEVRKSKAERTAEAREKARLIREAQAKKDKRNKLLIGWGIVAAVVAILVVVALVVTSSLKQNAPIADQGPTPANANIHGGVTLLANSDVAKSDPATVDANSLGDAPQTPPAEVVAPGAEAEAGKPVKVVLYVDFICPVCKNFETQYNDQLTSLRNDGKITVEYRPLGFLDSRSTTNYSSRAANAAACVANTAPEKYADYFNALYAQQPAEGSAGLSDNDLKKMASDMGVNIGSCVDDKTYRPYVKYTTKEASAIGVSGTPTVFVDGKQWGKGDSAQTPFPDFLQAAIAAKG
- a CDS encoding trehalose-6-phosphate synthase is translated as MQTPVQEKPAGTAHAAGSDSSHAAHTKYDFMVVSNRLPVDRVAPADGGDGSGWRRSPGGLVTALAPMMTKTDGAWVGWHGAPDETVKPFSHGGMDLVPVQLSTEDVELYYEGFSNATLWPLYHDVIAPPEFHRAWWDAYRKVNRRFADAVVRHADHGATVWVQDYQLQLVPRMLREARPDLRIGFFNHIPFPPPEIFAQLPWRHAIIDGLLGADLVGFQRVSDAGNFMRSARRFLGASVKQQQVHVKGQDGQITHIARAQAFPISIDVKQISELAARPEIIERARQIRQDLGNPKTILLGVDRLDYTKGIRHRLKAFEELLADGRLTVGEATLIQVASPSRERVEQYRLLREEVEGTVGHINGTYDTLENTAVRYLHHSYPVEEMVALYLAADVMLVTALRDGMNLVAKEYVTARNNNDGALVLSEFAGAADQLKQALLINPHDIAGLKNTIMNAVELTPREASRRMRSMRRQILDHDVDHWSADFLRALNEKVVRDDS
- the otsB gene encoding trehalose-phosphatase, which translates into the protein MTPEGHRARRPLALTPELREALRRIAGTGHLLVAMDFDGTMAPIVDRAQDARPLPRSAAAFAGLAVLPRTTTALISGRALASLRQVASPPVDTLLIGSHGAEAWLGPGSTELALEEDQKALLAEVRAVLAEIVAEAPGTSLEDKPAGVVLHTRQADDDVAEDAVAATRASLQDRKGVFLKEGKRVLETSVVNASKGEGVAFLRQATGATAVLFAGDDVTDEDAFARLEPGDVGVKVGLDFTQAQYRVEAPVHIAELLEVLLQERSITVAEEDPEAASG
- a CDS encoding ABC transporter ATP-binding protein, which produces MATVTFDNATRLYPGTDKPAVDKLNIDIADGEFLVLVGPSGCGKSTSLRMLAGLEDVNAGRILIGDRDVTDVPPKDRDIAMVFQNYALYPHMTVADNMGFALKIAGVSKEERAERVREAAKLLDLEQYLDRKPKALSGGQRQRVAMGRAIVRNPQVFLMDEPLSNLDAKLRVQTRTQIASLTRRLGVTTVYVTHDQVEAMTMGDRVAVLKDGLLQQVDTPRNLYDRPKNVFVAGFIGSPAMNLLELPVVDGGVQFGGTVYPVPRDVLEEAHGSTVTLGSRPEDLETAPQGEGLKVEVDVVEELGADAYVYGHTTLDGKDHDIVARVDGRRPPMKGEVIYVRPQSGHVHLFDTKTGLRLGD